From Mycolicibacterium nivoides, a single genomic window includes:
- a CDS encoding aspartate/glutamate racemase family protein has translation MRILVANVNTTVSMTDAIAESARGVASPGTEIVGITPRFGADSCEGNFESYLAAIAVMDAVTSYPEPFDAVIQAGYGEHGREGLQELLDVPVVDITEAAASTAMYLGHKYSVVTTLDRTVPLIEDRLKLAGLDARCASVRASGLGVLELESDPDRAVEAIVRQAREAVENDHAEVICLGCGGMAELEEKVTAATGVPIVDGVRSAVTIAEGLVRMGLSTSKVRTYATPREKKVIGWPFQP, from the coding sequence ATGAGAATCCTCGTAGCCAACGTCAACACAACGGTTTCGATGACCGATGCGATTGCTGAGTCGGCGCGCGGTGTCGCGTCGCCGGGTACCGAGATCGTCGGAATCACGCCGCGTTTCGGCGCGGACTCGTGTGAAGGAAATTTCGAGAGTTATCTTGCGGCCATCGCTGTCATGGATGCGGTCACGTCCTACCCCGAGCCGTTTGACGCGGTGATTCAGGCCGGCTACGGCGAGCATGGTCGGGAAGGTTTGCAGGAGCTGCTCGACGTCCCGGTGGTGGACATCACCGAGGCGGCCGCGTCGACAGCGATGTACCTCGGACACAAGTACTCGGTGGTCACCACGCTCGACCGCACCGTCCCGCTGATCGAAGACCGGCTCAAGCTCGCCGGCCTCGACGCACGATGCGCGTCGGTGCGGGCGTCCGGTCTCGGTGTGCTCGAACTCGAGTCGGATCCGGATCGCGCCGTCGAGGCGATCGTCCGCCAGGCGCGTGAGGCAGTCGAGAACGATCACGCCGAAGTGATCTGTCTCGGCTGCGGCGGCATGGCCGAACTCGAAGAGAAGGTGACGGCCGCGACGGGCGTCCCGATCGTCGACGGAGTCCGCTCGGCGGTGACCATCGCCGAAGGTCTTGTGCGGATGGGTCTGTCCACGTCGAAGGTGCGTACCTACGCGACCCCGCGCGAGAAGAAGGTCATCGGCTGGCCCTTTCAGCCGTAG
- the allB gene encoding allantoinase AllB yields MTADAGERSNQPEFDLVVRGERTLTTAGIVAREIGIRDGRVVAIEPLGSALVGVEIVELTDEQVMIPGLVDTHVHVNEPGRTEWEGFDSATRAAAAGGVTTLIDMPLNSIPPTVNVEALNAKRAAASGKTHIDVGFWGGAIPGNTDDLRGLHDDGVFGFKCFLLHSGVDEFPHLDADEMEKDMAVLAGFDSMMIVHAEDSRAIDHAPSAEGDRYERFLASRPRGAENVAIAEVIERARWTGARAHILHLSSSDALPMLATAKRDGVRISVETCPHYLTLLAEEIPNGATAFKCCPPIREASNRELLWQGLLDGTIDCIVSDHSPSTVDLKDVENGDFGVAWGGVASLQLGLSLIWTEAKRRGIELTQVLEWMAAKPAALAGLNNKGKIALGYDADFAIFEPESAQVVDVHKLHHKNPISPYDGRALAGVVTSTWLRGKKIDFKIAQGRMLRRGGV; encoded by the coding sequence ATGACCGCCGACGCAGGGGAGCGGTCCAACCAACCCGAATTCGACCTGGTGGTCCGTGGCGAGCGCACGCTGACGACCGCGGGAATCGTCGCCCGCGAGATCGGTATCCGCGACGGTCGCGTCGTCGCGATCGAGCCACTGGGCAGCGCCCTCGTCGGCGTGGAGATCGTCGAACTCACCGACGAGCAGGTCATGATCCCCGGGTTGGTCGATACGCACGTGCATGTCAACGAGCCGGGCCGCACCGAGTGGGAGGGGTTCGACTCCGCTACCCGTGCAGCGGCAGCGGGCGGTGTGACCACGCTGATCGACATGCCGCTCAACTCGATTCCGCCGACGGTCAACGTCGAAGCACTGAATGCCAAGCGCGCGGCGGCATCGGGCAAGACACACATCGACGTCGGTTTCTGGGGCGGCGCGATCCCTGGCAACACCGACGATCTGCGCGGTCTGCACGACGATGGCGTGTTCGGCTTCAAATGCTTCCTACTGCATTCTGGTGTCGACGAATTCCCGCATCTCGACGCGGATGAGATGGAGAAGGACATGGCCGTACTGGCCGGCTTCGACTCCATGATGATCGTGCACGCCGAGGATTCTCGCGCCATCGACCATGCACCCTCAGCCGAGGGGGACCGGTATGAACGCTTCCTGGCGTCACGGCCGCGCGGTGCCGAGAACGTAGCGATCGCCGAGGTCATCGAACGCGCTCGGTGGACCGGAGCCCGCGCGCACATCCTGCACCTGTCGTCCTCGGACGCCCTGCCGATGCTCGCGACGGCCAAACGTGATGGCGTCAGGATCTCTGTCGAGACGTGCCCGCACTATCTGACTCTGCTGGCCGAGGAGATCCCGAACGGCGCAACCGCATTCAAGTGCTGTCCGCCGATCCGTGAGGCGTCGAATCGGGAACTTCTGTGGCAAGGCCTGCTCGATGGCACGATCGACTGCATCGTCTCTGACCACTCACCGTCGACGGTCGACCTGAAGGACGTCGAGAACGGTGACTTCGGCGTTGCATGGGGCGGCGTCGCGTCGCTTCAGCTCGGCCTGTCGTTGATCTGGACCGAGGCCAAGCGTCGCGGGATAGAACTCACCCAGGTGCTCGAGTGGATGGCGGCCAAACCCGCAGCACTCGCTGGCCTGAACAACAAGGGCAAGATCGCGCTCGGCTACGACGCCGACTTCGCGATCTTCGAGCCCGAGTCTGCGCAAGTGGTCGACGTGCACAAGCTTCACCACAAGAACCCGATCAGCCCGTACGACGGACGTGCACTCGCCGGTGTCGTGACGAGTACCTGGTTGCGCGGCAAGAAGATTGACTTCAAGATCGCACAGGGTCGGATGCTGCGCCGCGGCGGCGTTTAG
- a CDS encoding YaeQ family protein — protein sequence MALSATVFKVELGVSDVDHGYYADHALTVARHPSETDERMVVRLLAFGLRAHRLSAVDGELAFGAGLSTPGVPDLRLADYTGRILEWINVGQPDERALGKAASQADQVLLFPFAAGVPTWWRTVGPKVAGLPNLSVVQIPHAAVQRLAQTVDRRVTAQVMVIEGQVTMTVGGVDVTFTPEPLK from the coding sequence GTGGCCCTTTCTGCAACAGTATTCAAAGTCGAACTCGGCGTCTCCGACGTCGATCACGGTTACTACGCCGATCACGCGCTGACCGTGGCCCGTCATCCCAGTGAGACCGATGAGCGGATGGTGGTGCGGTTGTTGGCGTTTGGGCTGCGCGCACACCGACTCAGCGCGGTCGACGGTGAGTTGGCGTTCGGGGCGGGCCTGTCCACCCCTGGCGTACCGGACTTGCGGCTCGCCGACTACACCGGCCGGATCCTGGAGTGGATCAACGTCGGCCAGCCCGACGAACGTGCCTTGGGCAAGGCGGCCAGCCAGGCCGACCAGGTGCTGCTGTTCCCGTTTGCCGCCGGCGTGCCCACCTGGTGGCGCACCGTCGGCCCTAAAGTGGCGGGGCTGCCGAATTTGTCGGTGGTGCAGATACCGCACGCAGCGGTGCAGCGACTGGCCCAGACTGTTGATCGGCGGGTCACGGCGCAGGTGATGGTGATCGAAGGTCAGGTGACGATGACCGTAGGCGGAGTCGACGTTACCTTCACGCCCGAGCCATTGAAGTGA
- a CDS encoding NCS1 family nucleobase:cation symporter-1, giving the protein MTTESTGLIGDSARTDATPFAQVSPHLYNADLAPTKREGRRWGAYNIFTLWANDVHSLGNYSFAIGLFALGLGGWQILVALGLGGAFLFLLLSLSGFMGEKTGVPFPVMSRIAFGIRGAQIPAIVRGAVAIAWFGIQTYLASVVLRILIIALAPSAATLDSNSFLGLSTLGWISFVALWVIQVVIVSYGMEMIRKYEAFAGPVILITMVALAIWMLNSADWAIAWTTPDSLTGADMWLKIVGGASLWVAIYGTFVLNFCDFTRNATSKRAIVKGNFWGIPLNMLVFGGIVVTLAGAQFRIDGRIIEAPADIVKEIPNTLLLVLAGLALLILTVAVNMMANFVAPIYALNNLFPKHLNFRRAAFISAVIGLVILPWNLYNSPAVINYFLGGLGAILGPLFGIIMADYWLVRRANINVLALFTTDATGEYHYAKGINVRAVVALVITAVVALALAFVPAFQVVSEFSWFIGAGLGAIVYLVIADRRGPFNDVSGEPIAVASTH; this is encoded by the coding sequence ATGACCACAGAGTCCACCGGGCTGATCGGCGACTCCGCCCGTACCGATGCAACCCCGTTCGCCCAGGTGAGTCCGCATCTGTACAACGCCGATCTCGCGCCCACCAAGCGCGAAGGTCGACGGTGGGGCGCGTACAACATCTTCACGCTGTGGGCCAACGACGTGCACAGCCTGGGCAACTATTCGTTCGCCATCGGACTGTTCGCCCTCGGCCTCGGTGGCTGGCAGATCCTGGTGGCGCTCGGACTCGGCGGCGCCTTCCTCTTCTTACTGCTCAGCCTGTCCGGGTTCATGGGAGAAAAGACCGGAGTCCCGTTCCCGGTGATGAGCCGCATCGCATTCGGCATCCGCGGCGCGCAGATCCCCGCCATCGTCCGCGGCGCGGTCGCGATCGCATGGTTCGGCATCCAGACCTACCTCGCGTCCGTCGTGCTGCGCATCTTGATCATCGCGCTCGCACCATCGGCGGCGACCCTCGACTCCAACAGCTTCCTGGGGTTGTCGACGCTCGGCTGGATCTCGTTCGTCGCGCTGTGGGTGATCCAGGTGGTCATCGTCAGCTACGGCATGGAAATGATCCGCAAGTACGAGGCGTTCGCCGGTCCGGTCATTCTGATCACGATGGTCGCGCTCGCGATCTGGATGCTCAACAGCGCCGACTGGGCCATCGCGTGGACTACGCCCGACTCGCTGACCGGCGCCGACATGTGGCTGAAGATCGTCGGCGGCGCCAGCTTGTGGGTGGCGATCTACGGCACGTTCGTCCTCAACTTCTGTGACTTCACCCGTAACGCGACGTCGAAGCGGGCGATCGTGAAAGGCAACTTCTGGGGCATCCCGCTCAACATGCTGGTGTTCGGCGGCATCGTCGTCACCCTGGCCGGCGCTCAGTTCCGCATCGACGGACGCATCATCGAGGCGCCCGCCGACATCGTCAAGGAAATCCCGAACACCCTGCTGCTGGTGCTCGCGGGACTCGCGCTGCTGATCCTGACTGTCGCGGTGAACATGATGGCCAACTTCGTCGCACCGATCTACGCGCTCAACAACCTGTTCCCAAAGCACCTGAACTTCCGTCGCGCAGCATTCATCTCGGCCGTCATCGGTCTGGTGATCCTGCCGTGGAACCTGTACAACTCCCCTGCCGTCATCAACTACTTCCTCGGTGGCCTCGGTGCCATCCTCGGGCCGCTGTTCGGCATCATCATGGCCGACTACTGGCTGGTGCGTCGTGCCAACATCAACGTTCTAGCCCTGTTCACGACCGACGCCACGGGTGAATACCACTACGCAAAGGGCATCAACGTGCGTGCCGTGGTCGCCCTCGTCATCACGGCGGTCGTAGCGCTGGCGCTGGCGTTCGTTCCGGCGTTCCAGGTCGTCTCGGAGTTCTCCTGGTTCATCGGCGCAGGACTCGGTGCGATCGTGTACCTGGTGATCGCGGACCGTCGGGGACCGTTCAACGATGTCTCCGGCGAGCCGATCGCCGTGGCCAGCACGCACTAG
- a CDS encoding amidohydrolase family protein, producing MKISALEEHYVLPSVASAWQRLPDRGRDPMASFDPASGLGRNLASLGEQRLALMDDAGIDVQVLSLTTPGLFDLPAVDAVALQTAVNDEIADTVSRHPQRFQAFATLAPQRPEQAAAELDRAVRELGFEGALIFGRIQGQSIDHQQFWPLFEAAEALRAPLYLHPQTPPPPVRQAYYGGLSDHVGTGLATYGMGWHYDAGLQFLRLVLAGVFDRFPDLQIILGHWGEMLPFYLDRIDGIAAVARLERTITDYVCHNAFLTPGGIFSHRYLKWALEVVGDDRVMFAADFPYVPTSSGAARNFLTQAELTDDVRDKIATGTWDRIRAEIRR from the coding sequence GTGAAGATCAGCGCGCTCGAGGAGCACTACGTCCTGCCGTCAGTCGCCTCGGCGTGGCAGCGCCTGCCCGATCGAGGCCGCGATCCGATGGCATCGTTCGACCCTGCATCGGGCCTGGGTCGCAATCTCGCATCCCTGGGCGAACAGCGGCTGGCGCTCATGGATGACGCCGGCATCGACGTGCAGGTGTTGTCGTTGACCACGCCGGGGCTCTTCGACCTACCGGCGGTCGATGCCGTCGCATTGCAAACCGCGGTTAACGATGAGATTGCCGACACCGTGTCTCGCCACCCGCAGCGATTTCAAGCGTTTGCGACCTTGGCGCCACAACGTCCCGAACAAGCTGCGGCCGAATTGGACCGTGCGGTGCGGGAACTAGGTTTCGAGGGCGCCCTGATCTTTGGCCGTATCCAGGGGCAATCCATTGATCATCAGCAATTCTGGCCTCTGTTCGAGGCTGCTGAGGCGTTGCGGGCGCCGCTATACCTGCATCCGCAGACCCCGCCGCCACCGGTTCGGCAGGCCTACTACGGGGGCTTGAGCGACCATGTCGGTACCGGACTAGCCACTTACGGGATGGGTTGGCATTACGACGCCGGGTTGCAGTTCCTTCGTCTGGTGCTGGCCGGAGTGTTCGATCGCTTCCCCGATTTGCAAATCATCTTGGGTCATTGGGGAGAGATGTTGCCGTTCTACCTGGACCGGATCGATGGCATCGCCGCGGTGGCTCGTCTGGAACGCACTATCACCGACTATGTCTGCCATAACGCGTTCCTGACCCCCGGCGGCATCTTTAGCCATCGATACCTGAAGTGGGCGTTGGAGGTCGTCGGCGATGACCGTGTCATGTTCGCCGCCGACTTCCCCTACGTGCCAACCAGTAGCGGGGCGGCACGAAATTTCCTGACTCAGGCCGAGCTGACCGATGACGTGCGCGACAAGATCGCCACCGGTACCTGGGATCGAATCCGGGCCGAGATCCGCCGCTGA
- a CDS encoding class I SAM-dependent methyltransferase, giving the protein MTTTKADDLLRVLRGIVGNFPYPHQAAFFLDNPVRRMLENPADAIEAIGLTGNERVLELGPGPGFFSVEIARRLTGGHLDLFDLQPEMLAKARRKLERAGYSDIGTHTGDAGAPLPFDDASFDVAFLAEVIGEVPDKAACLGSLKRIIKPGGLLVFHEEFPDPDRLSVAELRDLAEPAGFTLVDVTGNRWRDTVRFRS; this is encoded by the coding sequence ATGACCACCACCAAAGCCGACGACCTGCTGCGGGTGCTGCGCGGGATTGTGGGCAACTTTCCGTATCCGCATCAAGCCGCCTTCTTCCTCGACAATCCGGTCCGCCGAATGCTCGAGAACCCGGCCGACGCCATCGAAGCGATCGGGTTGACCGGCAACGAGCGGGTCCTCGAGCTCGGTCCGGGCCCCGGATTTTTCAGCGTGGAGATCGCCCGGCGACTCACCGGCGGACATCTCGACTTGTTCGATCTGCAACCGGAGATGCTCGCTAAGGCGCGGCGGAAGCTGGAGCGGGCCGGCTACTCCGACATCGGTACCCACACCGGGGATGCCGGTGCACCACTACCCTTCGACGACGCCAGCTTCGACGTCGCATTTCTCGCCGAGGTGATCGGCGAGGTCCCCGATAAGGCAGCGTGCCTCGGCTCGCTCAAACGCATCATCAAACCCGGTGGGCTGCTGGTGTTCCACGAGGAATTTCCCGACCCAGACCGGCTCAGCGTCGCCGAGCTCCGCGACTTGGCCGAACCCGCCGGGTTCACCTTGGTCGACGTCACCGGCAACCGATGGCGAGACACTGTGCGCTTCCGCTCCTAG
- a CDS encoding AAA family ATPase — MAVKHRRQRRRVKRVATLGAATATVTALTVGIAPPPAQAAAVQRDLRLQSGVQIFPPPDQIPDLTGGFGTQVYNQFQTVGAQLETAFVNNFNLLALLQAAGIDPTAAVEGPLNDALGGALGGALGGLPIGDLADALGIDLDDPLSSAGINLITTGGPFTLLRLLGVDLGWVPSFPNSVADEINNTDYLDISLESLFTALGLPTSGAAFAALKVTFKLLTGVDLPALSTNVADVRIPIVAGWGFGAFAAGAAYQQVVDDLPNQPGGANYTGTNPLLGSFTIMPMLLIDNPGRANGGILARAYPLFGLLGINTVTPDTQVQSSGTSIIGDVPVLGDVPLLGLTLGGANLIPIKIDATAEYLPLSDFAAWPNPFTMANNVAAGLFPTYILRNQSLDTLGTVLVDQIVTQLGADITDYLADPGDDPQLGPKLNIYVTIPAQSLPLLEPTYLAVDVVNLLTGANLNNPIGTALSPVLTSLVNLGYTDVYYNEQTGVYDRTLDEADIPTAFGTLPADVDWAQVPGHLVNNLVTGIQKAISDGLINQNPVPSPIQQLLGLLGVGNSLTTGGTGLDLSGLTDALNGLTQGAFNNVGTQSLAKTGFEPHGITQTDVGSDTVNLKSVVDEPAVGDTKVNVDNGTKKLTTAADDARQEVEKSVKEAGARAKDSAEKARERTAKAVKDAQERVNKVAEDGRKQIKSAADGIQKGAEKAVNDVKDNVKKAGDSVKPAKKTEKKDAA, encoded by the coding sequence ATGGCAGTCAAACACCGTAGGCAGCGGCGGCGCGTCAAGAGGGTCGCAACCCTCGGTGCGGCAACCGCAACAGTCACCGCGCTTACGGTTGGTATTGCTCCACCGCCGGCTCAGGCCGCCGCGGTCCAGCGCGATCTCCGGCTGCAATCCGGGGTCCAGATCTTCCCGCCGCCCGACCAGATCCCGGACCTCACCGGCGGCTTCGGGACCCAGGTCTACAACCAGTTCCAGACCGTCGGCGCGCAGCTCGAAACGGCGTTCGTCAACAACTTCAACCTGCTCGCGCTCCTGCAGGCCGCCGGAATCGATCCGACCGCCGCTGTCGAGGGCCCGCTCAATGACGCGCTGGGTGGAGCGCTCGGCGGTGCCCTTGGCGGATTGCCCATCGGCGACCTGGCCGACGCTCTCGGAATCGACCTCGACGACCCGCTGTCGTCGGCCGGGATCAACCTGATCACCACCGGCGGGCCGTTCACGCTGCTGCGACTGCTCGGTGTCGACCTCGGGTGGGTGCCGTCCTTCCCGAATTCGGTGGCCGACGAGATCAACAACACCGACTACCTCGACATCAGTCTCGAGTCTCTCTTCACGGCGCTCGGCCTGCCCACGAGTGGGGCGGCGTTTGCAGCTCTGAAAGTGACCTTCAAGCTCCTCACCGGCGTGGATCTGCCGGCCCTCAGCACGAACGTCGCCGACGTGCGGATCCCCATCGTGGCGGGCTGGGGATTCGGTGCCTTCGCCGCAGGCGCGGCGTATCAGCAGGTGGTCGACGATCTGCCGAATCAGCCCGGCGGGGCCAACTACACCGGCACCAACCCGCTTCTGGGCAGCTTCACGATCATGCCGATGCTCCTGATCGACAACCCCGGCCGGGCCAACGGCGGCATCTTGGCCCGTGCCTACCCGTTGTTCGGGCTGTTGGGCATCAACACCGTGACCCCCGATACTCAGGTGCAGAGCAGCGGGACCAGCATCATCGGCGACGTGCCGGTGCTCGGTGATGTGCCGTTGCTCGGGCTCACCCTCGGTGGCGCCAACCTGATCCCGATCAAGATCGATGCGACGGCCGAGTATCTCCCGCTCTCGGATTTCGCCGCCTGGCCCAACCCGTTCACCATGGCGAACAACGTTGCGGCAGGACTGTTCCCGACGTACATCCTGCGAAACCAGTCGCTGGACACGCTGGGCACAGTGCTGGTCGACCAGATCGTGACGCAGCTCGGCGCGGACATCACCGACTATCTGGCCGATCCCGGGGACGATCCTCAGCTGGGCCCCAAACTCAACATCTACGTCACGATCCCGGCGCAGAGCCTGCCGCTGCTCGAGCCGACGTACCTCGCGGTTGATGTCGTCAACCTCTTGACCGGCGCCAATCTCAACAACCCGATCGGGACGGCGCTGAGCCCGGTGCTCACCAGCCTGGTCAACCTCGGCTACACCGATGTGTACTACAACGAGCAGACCGGTGTGTATGACCGCACGCTCGACGAGGCCGATATCCCAACGGCTTTCGGCACACTTCCGGCCGATGTCGACTGGGCACAGGTTCCGGGGCATCTGGTCAACAACCTCGTGACGGGCATTCAGAAGGCGATCAGTGACGGCCTGATCAACCAGAACCCCGTCCCGAGCCCGATCCAGCAACTGCTCGGCCTGCTCGGGGTGGGTAACTCGCTGACGACCGGAGGAACCGGACTGGACCTCTCGGGTCTCACCGACGCGCTGAACGGCCTCACCCAGGGGGCGTTCAACAACGTTGGGACACAGAGCCTTGCGAAGACGGGCTTCGAGCCCCACGGCATCACGCAGACCGACGTCGGTTCGGACACCGTCAATCTGAAATCTGTCGTGGATGAACCCGCTGTGGGTGACACAAAGGTGAACGTGGACAACGGCACCAAGAAGCTCACGACCGCAGCCGATGATGCCCGCCAGGAGGTCGAGAAATCGGTCAAGGAGGCCGGCGCGCGTGCGAAGGACTCGGCAGAGAAGGCGCGTGAGCGGACGGCGAAGGCGGTCAAGGACGCCCAGGAGAGGGTGAACAAGGTCGCCGAGGATGGTCGCAAGCAGATCAAGTCCGCGGCCGATGGAATCCAGAAGGGCGCTGAGAAGGCGGTCAACGACGTGAAGGACAACGTCAAGAAGGCCGGCGACTCGGTGAAGCCCGCCAAGAAGACCGAGAAGAAGGACGCCGCCTGA
- a CDS encoding ParA family protein, protein MVAVSALVLSGKGGTAKTLWQMMLAGEASRAGISALLVDADPERNLSNHFGVSQHSTGLGSVLEDADISFWGNPDKGAKRIDEEIIETRWPGIDLLPAGASLGRVAGFGVPDSGLLRAIFDVAGIFGRYEVVLIDTGGRTGSLEALAMHLGDVAYAPITPTLDAVRKAREARDRVERIQRTHPLKWCGVVLSGFDRRNGIDQSIRERVETEFGDDVRAELPRRAVINEAFQLGNRLGDYSDATAKNLARIFRDFLEHDLLGRTTSDR, encoded by the coding sequence ATGGTAGCTGTTTCGGCGCTGGTGCTTTCGGGTAAGGGCGGAACAGCGAAAACGCTATGGCAGATGATGCTGGCGGGGGAGGCCTCGCGGGCCGGGATCTCCGCGTTGTTAGTCGACGCAGACCCAGAGCGAAATCTGTCTAACCACTTCGGAGTGTCGCAGCATTCGACCGGCTTGGGTTCAGTGCTTGAGGATGCCGATATCAGTTTTTGGGGGAATCCCGACAAGGGCGCGAAGCGAATCGATGAGGAGATCATTGAAACTCGATGGCCCGGCATCGATTTGCTGCCTGCAGGTGCTTCCTTAGGCCGTGTTGCGGGCTTCGGCGTGCCGGACTCCGGATTGCTGCGGGCCATCTTTGACGTTGCCGGCATCTTTGGCCGTTATGAGGTTGTCTTGATCGACACCGGCGGCCGCACTGGCTCGCTGGAAGCCCTGGCAATGCATCTAGGTGATGTTGCGTACGCGCCGATCACTCCGACCCTTGATGCGGTACGCAAAGCCCGCGAGGCGCGTGACAGAGTTGAGCGTATCCAACGAACACATCCACTCAAGTGGTGTGGTGTAGTTCTATCCGGTTTCGACCGTAGAAACGGTATCGACCAGTCGATCAGGGAACGGGTAGAGACGGAATTCGGCGACGACGTCCGTGCTGAACTGCCACGGCGGGCCGTCATCAATGAGGCCTTTCAACTCGGAAACCGACTCGGTGATTACTCCGACGCAACCGCGAAGAATCTCGCGCGAATCTTCCGAGATTTCCTGGAACACGACCTGCTGGGTCGAACTACGAGCGACCGGTGA
- a CDS encoding CGNR zinc finger domain-containing protein — translation MHRIHRCAAEDCAHAFVDCSRPGTQRYCTYHCANRDAVRRHRATTRTP, via the coding sequence ATGCACCGCATCCACCGCTGCGCAGCCGAAGACTGTGCACACGCTTTTGTTGACTGCAGTCGACCGGGAACGCAGAGATACTGCACCTACCACTGCGCCAACCGCGACGCCGTTCGCCGACACCGAGCCACGACGCGAACGCCATAG
- a CDS encoding fructosamine kinase family protein, with product MPNAADRADVFVKRNDSAPPGFFAAEAAGLRWLAVKGGVPCVTVIDYDANSLTLRRLCPITPTADAARVFGQRLAHTHDAGAPAYGCGPDGYDGDGFFGPMSQPLSMSLARKDSWGAFYADERLIPMARLAAPRLSATARTAIAEVADRCGAGAFDDDDVPARLHGDLWSGNVMWTGDGAVLIDPAAHGGHRETDLAMLALFGFPFMDEMLAGYQTVRRLRDGWADRFDLHQLYPLLAHVVLFGGGYAGQVESAARRVLEKAEADSPPDRIG from the coding sequence ATGCCCAATGCGGCGGACCGGGCCGACGTCTTCGTCAAGCGCAATGACTCGGCGCCGCCTGGGTTCTTCGCGGCCGAGGCGGCCGGACTCAGATGGCTCGCCGTGAAGGGTGGCGTGCCGTGCGTCACGGTAATCGATTACGACGCAAACTCATTGACCCTGCGGCGGCTGTGCCCGATCACACCCACCGCCGATGCCGCGCGGGTCTTCGGCCAGAGATTGGCCCATACTCACGACGCTGGGGCACCGGCTTATGGCTGCGGGCCAGACGGCTACGACGGCGACGGGTTTTTCGGGCCGATGTCCCAGCCATTGTCAATGTCGTTGGCCCGCAAAGATTCATGGGGAGCCTTCTACGCCGATGAGCGCTTGATTCCGATGGCGCGGCTGGCTGCGCCCAGGCTGAGCGCCACGGCGCGGACCGCGATCGCGGAGGTGGCTGACCGCTGCGGCGCGGGTGCGTTCGATGACGACGACGTGCCGGCCAGGCTGCACGGGGATCTCTGGAGCGGCAACGTGATGTGGACCGGTGACGGCGCTGTGCTGATCGACCCCGCCGCGCACGGTGGCCATCGTGAAACGGATCTCGCGATGTTGGCACTGTTCGGTTTCCCGTTCATGGATGAGATGCTGGCCGGATACCAGACGGTGCGGCGACTGCGTGATGGATGGGCTGACCGGTTTGACCTGCATCAGCTCTATCCGTTGCTCGCGCATGTGGTGCTGTTCGGCGGAGGGTATGCGGGTCAGGTCGAGTCGGCGGCGCGACGCGTCCTGGAGAAGGCTGAGGCTGATTCCCCGCCGGATCGCATCGGTTGA
- the soxR gene encoding redox-sensitive transcriptional activator SoxR — MSYKPTDMLTVGEVAQRAGIATSAVRFYEDQGLITSVRTLGNQRRYPRHVLRRISIIQAARRFGVTLAEVSAVFTDLPDNRMPSKADWNRISRHWHAQLQARRLEIEHLEAELTGCIGCGCLSLATCRIVNHDDELARQGPGPRRLISAAD, encoded by the coding sequence TTGTCGTACAAACCAACCGACATGCTCACGGTCGGTGAGGTAGCCCAACGCGCCGGAATCGCCACTAGCGCAGTGCGTTTCTACGAAGACCAAGGCCTCATCACTTCAGTGCGCACACTCGGGAACCAACGCCGCTATCCCCGTCACGTATTGCGCCGCATCAGCATCATCCAAGCCGCCCGCCGGTTCGGCGTCACCTTGGCCGAGGTATCCGCCGTCTTCACCGACCTGCCCGACAACCGAATGCCAAGCAAGGCCGACTGGAACCGAATCTCGCGTCACTGGCACGCTCAACTCCAAGCGCGACGCCTCGAGATCGAACACCTCGAAGCAGAACTCACCGGATGCATCGGATGCGGCTGCCTGTCACTGGCAACCTGCCGCATCGTCAATCACGACGACGAACTCGCCCGACAAGGCCCCGGCCCACGACGACTCATCAGCGCCGCCGACTGA
- a CDS encoding helix-turn-helix domain-containing protein: MKRDVDYTWRLAELMAAHGMHNSTDLIPRLAERGIQLSRPQVYRIVHQRPERVALQLMAALCDILGCGVEDLVTVTATDVRKKKTASGTTAPPNVVELNESIRPRRARIITDGND; this comes from the coding sequence ATGAAACGCGACGTCGACTACACCTGGCGCCTCGCCGAGCTGATGGCCGCCCACGGCATGCACAACAGCACCGATCTCATCCCCCGCCTCGCTGAACGCGGAATACAACTATCCCGGCCCCAGGTGTACCGCATCGTGCACCAACGCCCCGAACGCGTCGCCCTGCAGTTGATGGCAGCACTGTGCGACATCCTCGGCTGCGGCGTCGAAGACCTCGTCACAGTCACCGCCACTGACGTCCGCAAGAAGAAGACTGCTTCCGGCACCACTGCACCACCCAACGTGGTCGAACTCAACGAGTCCATCCGGCCCCGACGAGCACGCATCATCACCGATGGCAACGATTAA